A region from the Lolium perenne isolate Kyuss_39 chromosome 4, Kyuss_2.0, whole genome shotgun sequence genome encodes:
- the LOC127294796 gene encoding THO complex subunit 4A-like isoform X2: MSLDDLITKNKPSRGHGRRNLASASGGPAPARRRFHSPAANRSAAAPYRQLNFQPQQVPLASGNIAQPMAMVTAPSTDLDITPTNLYISNLDYNVSNEDIKGTAEVVFSTKVEALAALKKIEALG, translated from the exons ATGTCGCTGGACGACCTCATCACCAAGAACAAGCCCTCGCGTGGCCACGGACGCCGCAACCTGGCCTCCGCCTCGGGAGGACCCgcgcccgcgcgccgccgcttcCACAGCCCCGCCGCCAACCGCTCCGCCGCGGCACCCTACCGCCAGCTCAACTTCCAGCCACAGCAG GTGCCGCTGGCTTCCGGGAACATTGCCCAGCCGATGGCCATGGTCACGGCGCCGTCCACTGACTTGGACATCACGCCCACCAATCTCTACATCTCCAACCTCGACTACAACGTCTCCAACGAGGACATCAAG GGAACTGCAGAGGTTGTCTTTTCGACAAAAGTAGAAGCTTTAGCTGCTCTTAAGAAAATTGAGGCATTGGGATAA
- the LOC127294796 gene encoding THO complex subunit 4A-like isoform X1: MSLDDLITKNKPSRGHGRRNLASASGGPAPARRRFHSPAANRSAAAPYRQLNFQPQQVPLASGNIAQPMAMVTAPSTDLDITPTNLYISNLDYNVSNEDIKDLFYDKSGRSKGTAEVVFSTKVEALAALKKIEALG; the protein is encoded by the exons ATGTCGCTGGACGACCTCATCACCAAGAACAAGCCCTCGCGTGGCCACGGACGCCGCAACCTGGCCTCCGCCTCGGGAGGACCCgcgcccgcgcgccgccgcttcCACAGCCCCGCCGCCAACCGCTCCGCCGCGGCACCCTACCGCCAGCTCAACTTCCAGCCACAGCAG GTGCCGCTGGCTTCCGGGAACATTGCCCAGCCGATGGCCATGGTCACGGCGCCGTCCACTGACTTGGACATCACGCCCACCAATCTCTACATCTCCAACCTCGACTACAACGTCTCCAACGAGGACATCAAG GATCTGTTTTATGACAAAAGTGGAAGATCAAAG GGAACTGCAGAGGTTGTCTTTTCGACAAAAGTAGAAGCTTTAGCTGCTCTTAAGAAAATTGAGGCATTGGGATAA